The Streptomyces phaeolivaceus genome has a window encoding:
- a CDS encoding FGGY family carbohydrate kinase, whose product MGIVAGLDSSPDFTRIVVCDSDTGAVLRQGYAPHPLEPAESGGRPSDVDPQAWLLSLGEAAGGGLLEGVQAIGVSSQQNGLIALDAQGNTVRPAMVGGDKRTQVAAADLVDALGGRGAWAEAVGCVPGAAQPVTKLRWMSRTEPDAAMRTAVLLQAHDWLVWQLLGRPVRRTTDRGGASGTGYWNAATGQYRTDLVEMALGHQVMLPEVLGPSDAAGTTPEGLLISAGTGETMAAAFGLGIGLGDAVVSLGASGSVMAVHTQALVDSSGMITSLADATGMHLPVVTTLNAVRTLRGAAELLGVADLEGLSELAMKSTPGSHGLVMLPYLEGERTPNLPHTAGTLAGLRRESMKPEHFARAAFEGMLCGLADALDVLRGRGVDVRRIFLLGAAAELPAVQAAAPALFGVQVVVPQPADYAAVGAARQAAWALGVSQGALDPRTPPMWPGAAAQVLDPGDELAVGQAVRQQYVSVREQTHPGAFRA is encoded by the coding sequence ATGGGGATAGTCGCCGGGCTGGATAGTTCGCCCGATTTTACGCGCATTGTCGTCTGTGACTCGGACACAGGGGCCGTGCTCAGGCAGGGGTATGCCCCGCACCCGTTGGAGCCGGCGGAGAGCGGGGGACGTCCGTCCGACGTCGATCCGCAGGCCTGGCTGCTGTCCCTGGGGGAGGCGGCCGGCGGCGGGCTGCTGGAGGGTGTGCAGGCGATCGGGGTGTCGTCCCAGCAGAACGGGCTGATCGCGCTGGACGCACAGGGCAACACCGTGCGCCCGGCGATGGTCGGCGGCGACAAGCGGACCCAGGTCGCCGCGGCCGATCTCGTGGACGCGCTCGGTGGGCGCGGCGCGTGGGCGGAGGCCGTCGGCTGTGTGCCGGGGGCCGCGCAGCCGGTCACCAAGCTGCGCTGGATGAGCCGTACGGAACCGGACGCCGCGATGCGGACGGCCGTACTGCTGCAGGCGCACGACTGGCTGGTCTGGCAGTTGCTGGGGCGGCCCGTCAGGAGGACCACCGACCGGGGCGGGGCGTCCGGGACCGGGTACTGGAACGCGGCGACCGGGCAGTACCGCACGGATCTGGTCGAGATGGCGCTCGGGCATCAGGTGATGCTGCCCGAGGTGCTCGGTCCTTCGGACGCCGCCGGTACGACGCCGGAGGGGCTCCTCATCTCCGCCGGCACAGGGGAGACCATGGCCGCCGCGTTCGGGCTGGGCATCGGGCTCGGGGACGCGGTGGTGTCGCTGGGCGCCTCCGGGTCCGTCATGGCCGTCCACACGCAGGCGCTCGTCGACTCCTCCGGGATGATCACCTCGCTGGCCGACGCCACGGGGATGCATCTGCCGGTCGTCACCACGCTGAACGCCGTACGGACCCTGCGCGGGGCCGCCGAACTGCTGGGCGTGGCCGATCTGGAGGGGCTGTCCGAGCTGGCGATGAAGTCGACGCCGGGGTCGCACGGGCTGGTGATGCTGCCGTATCTGGAGGGCGAGCGGACACCGAATCTGCCGCACACGGCGGGGACGCTGGCCGGGCTGCGACGGGAGTCGATGAAGCCGGAGCACTTCGCGCGGGCCGCGTTCGAGGGCATGCTGTGCGGGCTCGCGGACGCGCTGGACGTGCTGCGCGGACGGGGTGTCGACGTACGGCGGATCTTCCTGCTGGGCGCGGCGGCGGAGCTGCCCGCGGTGCAGGCGGCGGCGCCGGCGCTGTTCGGGGTGCAGGTGGTGGTGCCGCAGCCGGCGGACTACGCGGCGGTCGGCGCGGCGCGGCAGGCGGCGTGGGCGCTCGGGGTCTCGCAGGGGGCGCTCGATCCGCGTACGCCTCCGATGTGGCCGGGGGCGGCGGCGCAGGTGCTGGATCCCGGGGACGAGTTGGCCGTGGGGCAGGCGGTGCGGCAGCAGTACGTTTCCGTTCGGGAGCAGACGCATCCGGGGGCGTTTCGGGCCTGA